The nucleotide window GTTCGGTTGGCGCGCATATGTGCCTACGTTGCAGCGCACGGCTGGCGACATGTCGCGTTCTACCCGCCGAGCGCGGGGGAAGCGATGGCGCCCACACCAATGCCGATTCCCAGTCGGCGATGGCCTCCGTGTGCCGCATCGCGATGAGGCGTCCAGAGCAAAACGGAGGAGGGCGTTGGCCATGGGAGCGCTCTTGGAAGGCGGCCTTATCAAGGCTGTCGAAACACAATACGCCTCTCGGAATCGCCGATCAATCAGGGGATTACTGATGCAAGTGCCAAGACTGATGGGGCGGGCTGAGGTGAGCCTTTCGATGGGATTCCTGCCGCCCGACGCACAGCGCATGGTCGAGCATCTCGCAACGCGTGCGCCCGCCGCGGCATTGCCGCGCCCCCGCACGACCGTGGAACGCCCCCGGACACCGATGCGGAGGCGCTTGCACTGCTTCAATGTTCCGGGACGGTCGGCAAAGCAGCGTCGCGTCGCCGGAACATCTCAATTCCTTGCGATATAGTTAGGATGACAAATCATTGTGCGCTGAAGTCAGGCATTCCCTCCGCGGCCATCGTGGGTTCCCACGCGATGATCTGGTAGCTTGCCACTCCGGCCTGACGAAACGGGTCTTCCGAAATCCATTGCGTAACTTCGTCGAGCGTGTTGGCTCTGGCGAGAATCACGCCACCGGTTCGCGGCGACTTCCGGCCCGAGAGCAGGAAGTGTCCCGCTGCGTAATGGCGGTTCAGAAAAGCGCGGTGCGCTTCCATGTGGGTATCCACTTCGGACAGCGGGCGAAGGTAGTCGAGAAGGATGAGAAACAACATGAGGGTCCTCGTTGGGTTGGCTCAGGGGCGCAGCAGCACGGCACCTGCGGTTTGCCCGGCTTCCAGCCGGCGATGTGCCTGTGCCGCCTCGCTCAATGGCAGGATATCGCCGATCGTCGGTCGCAGCCCGGCCTGAAGTTGCCGGATCGTGGCAAGCGCCCCTTCGCGGTAACGTGCTCCATCCGTCATGAAGCGGAACACCCCCGGCCGCGAGAGCGCCACGGAGCGCGTCGGACCCAGCAGCGACAAATCGAGCGGTCCGGG belongs to Pandoraea pnomenusa and includes:
- a CDS encoding YciI family protein yields the protein MLFLILLDYLRPLSEVDTHMEAHRAFLNRHYAAGHFLLSGRKSPRTGGVILARANTLDEVTQWISEDPFRQAGVASYQIIAWEPTMAAEGMPDFSAQ